The Halotia branconii CENA392 region GCTAGTTTTGCTTCAGTCAACTTGGCTCCAGCTAGTTTTGCCCCTGTTAACTTGGCTCTATTAAGTTTGGCTCCAGTGAGGTTTGCTCCAGTAATATCAGCTCCTACAAGATTAGCCTCAGAAAGCTTTGCTCTTGTAAGATTGGCTCTAAATAACTTTGCTTCCTGCAAGTTCGCATCAGACAAATCCGTATCGGTAAGATTTGCATCAAAAAGGCTAGCAAATTTTAGATTGATGCCTTGCAGATTTGCTTCAGGCATTACTACGCCATTTAACATTACACCTTCTTGATTTAATTCTTCAAGAGCCTTGAAGCGAGCATAACTTGTTGGGACTTTAGCTGCCGCAGCATTATCAATGACTTGCCATGCTTCATAATGCTTTTGTGCTTTGCGTTCAGGAATTTCTTTAAAGTACAAGATAACTCCTGCAACAAGAGCAATTGAATCAGCATTTTTAAAAATAATTTTCACTACATCGCGAATAGAGCGAATATTTGTCTCGTCTTCAACCCAAATAGCAAGCAATGACAAGATTATGACTGAGCCTGTAACAAATAGCCAAGTAGGTATATGTTGGATGTTTGTTCCTACTTGATCCCAAAATTTTTTACATATACCTGCCCAAATTTCCTTCTTATATAAAGTTAAAAGGAAAAACTTGATAAATTTTCTAGTAAGTAATTCTTTAATTTCACCAAACAACTTAATTTTACCTCGGTTTCTTCAAAGACGATTTTTTCTGAGTTTCATCTCCTTAACATCTTATTTATTAGTTTGTCTTTAAAATATGATAATTCTTAGTATTTAATTGTGGTTAATTTAGCGGTTCTTCTGATCAAAGTGCGATCGCATCGATTTTGTAGAGTGTGTCAATATTAATTATTTTTTGCTGACCCACCCTACATCTATTTAGCAATTGATTTAATTACTGCACACAGTTAGGATTACTACCAGGAGTAGCATCAGGGTAAAAAGTGCGGACACCGCCACTTCTCCTAACAAACACTGCTTTAAAGGTTCTACCTTCATCAGTTACACTCCAATGACAAACAGTGTTAGTAGAACTAGTATTAGGATTGTTCTTGTAAGCTAAAGCTGCAAGGGAGAGAATTTCTTCAGCACTTAGAGTATATGCATAACCTTTGATAGAAGATTGAGAAGTGCTATTGCCTACTTTCATCACCACACCCATTGTATAAACAGTATTGGGAACTACTTCCTCCATAGATGTATTATTATTTAGCCGTCCAGCTAAACCCTTTTCTTCAAGTTCTACATAACGACCAACAAAATGTAATCCACCTATCGAACCTCCGGCGACTGGTTCTCCGCAGAAAACATGGTCAAAACCATCAACGTTAAACCAGACGTTAGTCAAGTCAACTAAGAAGTCTGCATTGGAAGTACGCCCCGGAATTAAATATCCTCCCACATATTGTTTGATATTTGCCAAAACGGTAGGATTATTGTTCATCATTGCCTGGAAGTTAGACGGACTAACAACAGTACCAGGTTGTCCGCAAAGATCAGTTACCGCCCTGTCAAAGTTATTCAAAGTTGGCACAGTGGGAGTAACATCAGCTGGGCTACCGTATGCTAATCCAGATACAGGGTTGTTAATATTGTCAAAGAATGGCACAGAACCAGCGGGTAGAGAAGGAGAACCGGAAGAACCATAATCGGTAATCACAAAATCATCAATGTTAGTTCTGTTGGAAGTTCCATCAGTTTTGCGGACTTCACAGCGAACGATACCAGAAATATTAGGGGTGAAAGTTGCGGTTTGTAATGATTTTGAGCTTGTAGTAATAATTGAACCTATAGGTGTCCATGAAGTACCGCTATTGGTCGAACACCACAATCCCCAAGTTGTACTAGTATCATTACCATACTTAGCGTGTTTAATGGTAACAGTGCCAGCGCCCGTAGTCCGATCAAATTTCATCGTCACTTTGCCGTTGTTGCGGATACGAACAGATTGTGAACCGTTTTTAACATCGCTTGATAAGTTACCAATTAAAGCATCATTCAAATTCCAAGTACCTGTACTCAAATTAATATCAGCCGCAGCATAAGCACCTTTTTGACCAGATTCAAATCCTTCAGAAATCGTGGCACTAGTTGCTCGAAAAGTAAAAAAGGAAAGCAGGAAGACAGATCCTCCTGCTATTTTTAAAGGCAAGGTTAATTTAGGCATACAAGTCAAAATTAGATATTTAACTAACCTATTTAATCTAAAGTCGATTGGTTATTTGAGGATTAACTTCTTTTTAAGCTTTTTAAGAATAAAAAAATAATGTGATTAATTACGCTTCGTTGCAGGCGATCGCATCATAACGTGTTATTTTGTAGTGCGGCGATCGCCTAAGTATTAATTTTGGATTTATTGATAGAAAATTCTTAATTCTTACTTGTTTTTTGTTGCAATAATATCGTTCTTAAGTGTCAAAGTTGGCATCCATCAATATTGTACCGTCAGTAGATAGCACTATATAACGATAATTGCGTGGAGCCACAGCCCAAAATTTTTGTAATTGCTGCACACTGTAACCATTGGGGACATTAATTTCAAAATATCCATGTTCTGGAACCCAGGCAATCCATAGACCACTGTTTGCCTGACTGTAGCCCATTTCGTTCCAGAATAAATTGCGGATTGAGCGCTCTCGTGTCTGGCTTATTGGTACACGCACCTGTCGCCAAGAAGGATTACCAGCATTTCGTAGAGCCTCTTGAGGGAAGTTATTAGGAAGTGATCGCCCAATGCTATTGTAATACCAGCTATAGCGTGCCTTTTCAGTCAGCATAAAAAAACGCGTACAAGCATCATACACTGCCGAGAGCAAGCGACCATCACTAGCGTAAACACTATGTGGATTGTTACCAAGTTGCAATAGGTTTAAGACTTCCTGTTTTTGAGAATCACGGAGTTGATCAAAACTGGAAGCTAGAGTAATGCGATCTCCTTGCAAGCTTTTATACACTTGGGCTTTGCCCCAAGGATAAGTTTTTCTGCGTTGTAATTCTTGCCAACGTTGTTGCATTTGCGGCTGCACTTCTTCAAGTGGAGGAACGGAACCAGGACAGTTAGCTTGAGCCGGAGATATCACAGCCACAAAGTTTACAGTAGCAGTAATTGGTAATAACCAAAGAAAATTTTGGTATAACATGTTACGGTCTATAAAAATAATTTTTTAATTCTAGCAGTTTAAATTTATATGCCAATAAGAATGGGCGATCAATTAGTGTATAGCGATCGCATCTCAAAAAATCCCTGAAATGCAGTGCTTTTATAGAGTTAGGCGATCGCAGTTAAACTTGTTGTACAAAAATCAAGAGAACGCCTTTTTTCGCTATCCTAGAAAAGAAAACCATTGCCAGCTTAAACGATGGTTGCTTTACCAGATCCCGTCTTAATGAGTGCAGAGGAATATCTAGTTTGGGAACCCACCCAAGAGCAACGCTACGAGTATTGGGATGGCGAAATTGTGGCGATGAGCGGTGCTACACGCAACCATAATCGGGTTTCCGGAAATTTTTTTAAGCTTTTAGATGATGCTTTAGCAGATCGCTCCTGTGAAGTATACATTGTAGATGTGAAGGTAGAAGTTGAGCCAGGGCAAAAGTATTTTTATCCAGATGTGGTGGTAACTTGCGACGAGCGCGATCGCGATCCACAATTAATACAATTTCCCTGCTTAATTATCGAAGTGTTATCACCTTCAACAGAGGCAGCCGATAGGGGGAAAAAGTTTGCCAAATATCGCCAATTACCAATCTTGCAAGAATATGTTTTAGTACAAGTAGCTCAACCGAGTGTAGAAGTCTTTCGGCGCAATGAACAGGGAAAATGGGTGCTATCAGAGTATAATTTGGATGAAATATTGCGACTGGAATCGGTGAATGTAGAAATTGCGATCGCTGATTTGTACCGCAAAGTCGAGTTTGAAACCGAAGCCACCGAAAATTGAATAGATGACACACAATTTATAAGTATGCAGTAGCTTATTGTTAAGTTGGGACGTAAACATAGCCTATTGTAAACATCGATATGACGGACTACTTTGAGAAAGGAGTAAAATAGAAGCAATTCTCTTTTATTGAAAACGTCATATAAAGCAGTGCAAAATTATGGCGTACAGCGACTTTACTCTAGAAAAAGCTGCGACTGTTTTGGGAATCACTACCCAAGAAGCCGATCTGTTTCCTAAGCTTGTACCTCTTTCTATTCCTTCGTGGTTAAATGAAACTTTAGGAAAGCGAACCCAATTAGCTCTAATTAGTGAAAAGGCTCGGAGCGAATTTATTATTGTACCGATTTTGCTAGGTTGTCGTGATCTCAGCCAAGATAGGTTGGCAATTTTCTCTGGACAAAGACTAGATGTCGATCCTGTACAGGGCTTGATTGGAGAATGTGATTTTATTTTAGCAATAGCTCCACCTTTACCACCCTTGCGATCGCCAATTCTCACGGTTGTAGAAGCAAAGAAAAATGATGTTGAAGCTGGGTTAGGACAGTGCATCGCCCAAATGGTGGCGGCAGATTTATTCAATCGTTCATCTGGACAAGTAGAAATACCCATGTATGGATGCGTGACAACAGGAGAAGTATGGCAGTTTCTGCAACTTTCACAAAAAGTGGCTTTGCTCGATAAGCAAAGATATTACTTGGATAACGTCGGAGCGATTTTGGCAATTGTACAGACAATTGTTCAGAAATTCACCGATTAATTTGTATAGTAAATTGTAATAATATCCTGGTAGCTCATGACGATTATAAACTGCATAGCATCTTTCTAAGTCTAAAACAGCTTGACATCACGGTGCAACGAAGCGATCGCAAGCTTGTTGTTGAGTGAATGCGTAGGCGTTCGCATAGCGTCTTGTAGAGAAGCCCATCGTAGACATCGCTACATATAGTCTAAAATTAGCGATCGCAGATGAATTATATGGGCGACAGAATTATTAAAACATCAGGGGTTTTGAGATGCGTGTTATTTTATTACTCGTAAACGATGGAGAAGGCAATTTTTAAAGCCTGTATGAGTGAAAGTGTCTATATTGAAACTAGTATCATTGGCTACCTGACTGCTAGACCAAGCAATAATTTAATTCTGATGGCAAATGTAGAGGCCACACGGCAATGGTGGGATATTCGCCGTGTTCAGTTTGACCTTTACATTTCACAAACAGTCTTAGACGAGGTAGCACGGGGCGATGCTGAGATAGCAACAAGGCGGCTCAAAATGTTAAGTGACTTTCCCTTACTCGAAGTCAACGAAGCTGTTGAGAATTTGGCGGCTCAATACCTTGCAAAAAGTAACCTCCCACCCAAAGCTGCTGATGACGCACTTCACATTGCAGTAGCTACAGTCTACGGCTTGGACTACTTGTTAACGTGGAATTGTAAACACATTGCTAACGCCCAAATCCAGAAAAAGTTAATTCAAATCAGCTTTGATGTTGGATATGAGTTACCAACTATTTGTACACCTTACGAGCTAATGGGAGAGTAAAAATGTGGAGAGATGAAGTTCTAGAGGAAATTTATAGAATCCGAGAAGAACACGCCAAAACTTTTAATTACGATCTTAAAGCAATTTGTGATGATTTGCGACAGAAGCAAGCTGCAAGTAGCAGACGAATTATTTCAACACCTCTTAAGCAACCCCGCAAACGATAAAACAAAGCTGTTGTAGCTGACTGACTCAAATTTTGATCAAAATTAAGTCTAAAACAGCTTGACATAGTGCTGCAACGAGGCGGATCGCACAAATGGTCTACTTTTTTTACCGCGATGTCTACGACGGGCTATTCGGCGATCGCACCATCCTTTAAATTAGTTTTATTAACGCGCCATCATTGGGATTTCATCAAGATAGCCGAATTGTTAATAGAGGTAGTAATAGTTTAATGCGATCGCACCCCCTCATCACGCATAATTCAGTAGGGTGCGTTGTCGCAAAGCGCAACGCACCATCATCTCAAACATCCCAAATATCAGAAACAAGTTGAACCTCACCATCACCCCAATTTAACGAGTAAATGTTCTGCTGGATAAAACGATGAACACTCGAAAAAGCCCATTGCTGAGGTGATTCACACAGTTGATGCCGCACAGGATTATAGTGAATGTAGTCACAATGATTAGCAAAATCAACATCGTCTCTAACTATATGTTCCCAAAAGCGGCGTTGCCATAAATTTTTTTCTTTTCGCTTTTCTCGTGAGCGGGAGAGATAGAAAAATTCTGGATAACCACTTTAAATTAAGTAATTACATGAAAAGAAAAGTTTGTGTATAGTATTTTAATACAGGTATTAAATGCAAAAATTTCAGATAACTATCCTAAATCAGGTAATTAAACGGAAATTATCAGTTTAATAACTAGATATACTTCACCAATCCACGTTTCCCTCATAGAGAGTTTTACCTTAAGTTTTTGAAAAATGCGGAAAATTTGGCAATTCATAAATCGATATCCGCCGACAGCACTAATAAGGTCTCTCAGTTTCTTGCTGGAGGCCATTATACGAAATGCTCAGAGCGGTAGTCAAATTGTAGTTGCAGCAACAGTAGTCCCTTTCTTACTTTTGGCAATAGCTCTGTTGTACTTGGCAAATGCAGTTAAGTGGATTTCAACTAACTTTTTCAATCTCATGAAATCTCTTTTTACAATTTGTATTATAGAAGTGCGTTTCTACTGGGAAAAAATGCGAGAAGTTGGAGAAGTTCTTGCTGAAGAATTATCTGAATTAATTTCAAGAATGTTTCAGTTTATTTTATATCTTTTGTCTAAGCTTGTTGATGACAACGCTGAATACGGAAATCATGGAAATCACACATCAGTATTAGTAATTTTACGGAGATTTATCACATGGTTATTTTATGCACTAGTAACTATATTAATGAGTGCCTTTCTTATTATAACCTTCTTTACAGGCTTGCCATTATTACACCAATATCTACGACAACTTTTGATGGGTAACATCAATAGTTAAAACGAAGAAGTATAACAATTTAAACGCAGTAGACGAACAAAAACTTTGGTACTGAATTTAGTCTTGTACTGGAAACAAACAGCTACAAAGTTTAAAGATTACTCGAAAAACTACATAACTAATAAACTATAACTTAGGCTGATGCTTATGGCAATTTACAAAGTCAGATTAGTCAACAAAGCTGAACGGTTAGATACTGTAATTGAAGTTCCAGATGATGAATACATTTTAGATTATGCTGAAGATTGGAGTCTTGACTTACCCTATAAGAGTTATATTGTCTGAAGCATCAAAAAAGATTGTCATCGAATAACCCTAAAACTCGCATTTAGGCTAACAATAGACTCTTTTTTCTACCACTATAGGAAAAAACTTGCCTGACTTGACTTGTAAGAGCGATCGCTACAACAGTTTACTTATTGTACATCTCGCAGACAATCTTTCAAAAGGAAAGCTTTAGTACAATTCTAAGCAATGCAGACTTGGATTATTGAGTAGTTTGTGAATTACTTCCACCCCAGAACGAAGTAAAGATTCAACTTGTTTTGTTCTGGAGTTTGGACTAAAAAGCTAGAGAAAAGCAGTCAGCAGTAACACTGACTGCCGTAAAGTCAATGAAAGTAATCAATAAATCATTGACGTGATGATCCTGACACAACTAGAAAAATTCCGCCAAGGTATCTACGATAGTTTGGGGAAGGCCAAAGATGCAGTATTTGAATTGATGGATGCAGTATTGACAAGTCCGAGTATCCCATCATTTGTAAGCTTGTCACAAAGCCCAGTATTTCGACGGCAATGGTCGAGCATTTATGCAGCACTACATGATAGTCGTCCACCGAAAATGTTGCTGATGAAGCTACTGGTACAGGAGGTAGAGACGGATGAACAGCCATTTCTAGCAGGAGATCATAGCTTTTGGGCAAGACCAGAAGCGAAGACACTAAAAGAAAGAACTTTTCATGGGGATAGAGGGGGGAGCATAGGCATCGGACAAAGTTACAGTACGTTAGCGTGGATACCAGAGGCGGATGGGAGTTGGGCATTACCGTTGAAACATGAACGGATAACCACCTTTGAAACGCCAACGAGTAAAGCCGCATTCCAACTAAAACTTGTCACCCGTGAGTTAGGCACTAGACCACTTGCAGCTTATGACCGAGGCTACGGCAACGCCAAATTTGTCCAAGCCACGGAGGAGATTAACGCAGACCTATTATTGCGTTTAGCATCTAACCGATGTGTATGGGGTACACCCGGTACTTATAAAGGACGAGGCGCACCATGTAAACATGGTCACAAGTTTAAGCTCAATGACCCCCAAACTTGGCCAGAGGCAACTGAAACTCTGGAAGTTGAAGACCCGAAAGTTGGTCGAGTGAAAGTAATGCGTTGGAGTGGATTTCATTTCCTTCAGTCCCCAAACCGGGCAATGGAAATCATTCGCGTCGAGGTACTCCAACCAGTAGGACGTAATCGGAAGTTTCAACCTTTATGGCTAGCTTGGTTGGGTCAGACAATGCCTCCATTAGAGAATCTCTGGCAAAAATACCTATGCCGCTTTGCTTTAGAGCATTGGTATCGATTTGCCAAGCAGAGGTTATATTGGACACAGCCTCAATTGAGTTCTACTCGGGCCGCAGAGCGATGGAGTGACTTGATGCCCCTGCTAACTTGGCAACTCTGGTTCGCAAGAGTTGCCTGTATTGATTCCCCCTTGCCCTGGCAATCGACTCAGGATAAACTGTCTCCAGGACGTGTAGCACAAGCCTTTCCTCTAATTTTAGCCACTATTGGCACTCCTGCTCAACCCCCGAAAACTCAAGGGTTATCACCTGGGCGTGCCCAAGGGCATCAGCCACCTCAACGTCCCCGTTATCTCACTGTCAAAAAACACGCATCTAAAAAACCTAAAACCGAAGAATCACTTAAGAACGCTAATCTAACTGCTGCTTAGTTTCTGCTTCTTTTTTAACGATTCCACTTAACTCAGCCTCTAACAAAGCTGGGTAACTTTCTTTTGCCTTCTCTTCATTCCTGCTAAATGCAGATTAGTCCAAACTCAAGTTTGTTGGTGCATTTCCGCAACGTAGCCATACAACTTTAGGCGGAGAACCATATAAACGGCTTCTTTCGGCAAAGTCTACATCTTGAGTAACGATGCAAAAGTCATTTGTTTTAGCAAATTCCCATATTTCAGTATCAGTCTTTACTTCTAACCCATAAAGCTGAACATGACTCGAATCAGGGAAAACGTCTGCTAATTGAGTTACTAGTAGGCGACTCAAATTTTGATCAAAAAGTAGTTTCAAACACCACCTACCGTTGGTTTAGCATCTCCTAAAGAGGC contains the following coding sequences:
- a CDS encoding NF041680 family putative transposase, encoding MILTQLEKFRQGIYDSLGKAKDAVFELMDAVLTSPSIPSFVSLSQSPVFRRQWSSIYAALHDSRPPKMLLMKLLVQEVETDEQPFLAGDHSFWARPEAKTLKERTFHGDRGGSIGIGQSYSTLAWIPEADGSWALPLKHERITTFETPTSKAAFQLKLVTRELGTRPLAAYDRGYGNAKFVQATEEINADLLLRLASNRCVWGTPGTYKGRGAPCKHGHKFKLNDPQTWPEATETLEVEDPKVGRVKVMRWSGFHFLQSPNRAMEIIRVEVLQPVGRNRKFQPLWLAWLGQTMPPLENLWQKYLCRFALEHWYRFAKQRLYWTQPQLSSTRAAERWSDLMPLLTWQLWFARVACIDSPLPWQSTQDKLSPGRVAQAFPLILATIGTPAQPPKTQGLSPGRAQGHQPPQRPRYLTVKKHASKKPKTEESLKNANLTAA
- a CDS encoding EndoU domain-containing protein; translation: MPKLTLPLKIAGGSVFLLSFFTFRATSATISEGFESGQKGAYAAADINLSTGTWNLNDALIGNLSSDVKNGSQSVRIRNNGKVTMKFDRTTGAGTVTIKHAKYGNDTSTTWGLWCSTNSGTSWTPIGSIITTSSKSLQTATFTPNISGIVRCEVRKTDGTSNRTNIDDFVITDYGSSGSPSLPAGSVPFFDNINNPVSGLAYGSPADVTPTVPTLNNFDRAVTDLCGQPGTVVSPSNFQAMMNNNPTVLANIKQYVGGYLIPGRTSNADFLVDLTNVWFNVDGFDHVFCGEPVAGGSIGGLHFVGRYVELEEKGLAGRLNNNTSMEEVVPNTVYTMGVVMKVGNSTSQSSIKGYAYTLSAEEILSLAALAYKNNPNTSSTNTVCHWSVTDEGRTFKAVFVRRSGGVRTFYPDATPGSNPNCVQ
- a CDS encoding DUF5615 family PIN-like protein, whose protein sequence is MKLLFDQNLSRLLVTQLADVFPDSSHVQLYGLEVKTDTEIWEFAKTNDFCIVTQDVDFAERSRLYGSPPKVVWLRCGNAPTNLSLD
- a CDS encoding Uma2 family endonuclease, with amino-acid sequence MVALPDPVLMSAEEYLVWEPTQEQRYEYWDGEIVAMSGATRNHNRVSGNFFKLLDDALADRSCEVYIVDVKVEVEPGQKYFYPDVVVTCDERDRDPQLIQFPCLIIEVLSPSTEAADRGKKFAKYRQLPILQEYVLVQVAQPSVEVFRRNEQGKWVLSEYNLDEILRLESVNVEIAIADLYRKVEFETEATEN
- a CDS encoding pentapeptide repeat-containing protein, which encodes MFGEIKELLTRKFIKFFLLTLYKKEIWAGICKKFWDQVGTNIQHIPTWLFVTGSVIILSLLAIWVEDETNIRSIRDVVKIIFKNADSIALVAGVILYFKEIPERKAQKHYEAWQVIDNAAAAKVPTSYARFKALEELNQEGVMLNGVVMPEANLQGINLKFASLFDANLTDTDLSDANLQEAKLFRANLTRAKLSEANLVGADITGANLTGAKLNRAKLTGAKLAGAKLTEAKLAGADLRGASLTGTDLRGANLLGTNLSYASFFEANLTEANFSNANLTEVKFFGANLAKANFVGAIGLSLKEIKEAKNWQSAIYTSEFSIQLGLPELNRKADDIMSG
- a CDS encoding type II toxin-antitoxin system VapC family toxin; this translates as MSESVYIETSIIGYLTARPSNNLILMANVEATRQWWDIRRVQFDLYISQTVLDEVARGDAEIATRRLKMLSDFPLLEVNEAVENLAAQYLAKSNLPPKAADDALHIAVATVYGLDYLLTWNCKHIANAQIQKKLIQISFDVGYELPTICTPYELMGE